A single genomic interval of Streptomyces sp. NBC_00663 harbors:
- a CDS encoding LysR family transcriptional regulator → MADSQPISVDLDLRLVRYFTVVAEHRHFGRAADALHITQPSLSRQVQRLERELGARLLDRTPRGTRLTEAGEVFLPEARALLRAAAQAAVRARAAAQPHRMTVGFTSGIIVTPAVRAVRHRHPDAEVLTAHLTWDDVHHALLDHRVDAVVTRLPFPTDRLRVTVLYDEPRVLIVPLDHRLAGKESVTLDDIADERLPRTADPVRSAFWRFEPRPDGRPAPDGPLIEAIEDKLELVAAGESLAVAAQSVGRVLRPDLTMVLLEGVEPSHVVVATRADDHGRLVTAFRKAARDHLTAD, encoded by the coding sequence ATGGCCGACTCCCAACCGATCTCCGTGGACCTCGACCTCCGTCTCGTCCGGTACTTCACCGTCGTCGCCGAGCACCGGCACTTCGGTCGTGCCGCCGATGCGCTGCACATCACTCAGCCCTCCCTGAGCCGTCAGGTGCAGCGGCTGGAGCGGGAGTTGGGGGCGCGGCTGCTGGACCGGACGCCGCGGGGGACGCGGTTGACCGAGGCGGGGGAGGTCTTCCTGCCGGAGGCACGGGCGTTGCTGCGTGCGGCGGCTCAGGCGGCCGTACGCGCGCGTGCCGCCGCTCAGCCGCACCGGATGACGGTCGGTTTCACCTCCGGCATCATCGTCACCCCGGCGGTCCGGGCGGTACGGCACCGGCACCCGGACGCCGAGGTGCTGACCGCCCACCTGACCTGGGACGACGTCCACCACGCCCTGCTCGATCACCGGGTCGACGCGGTGGTGACCCGGTTGCCGTTCCCGACCGACCGGCTGCGGGTGACGGTCCTGTACGACGAGCCGCGCGTGCTGATCGTGCCGCTGGACCATCGGCTGGCCGGCAAGGAGTCCGTCACCCTGGACGACATCGCCGACGAGCGGCTGCCGCGTACGGCGGACCCGGTGCGCAGCGCGTTCTGGCGCTTCGAGCCGCGCCCGGACGGGCGTCCGGCGCCGGACGGGCCGCTCATCGAGGCGATCGAGGACAAGCTCGAACTCGTGGCCGCCGGCGAGTCGTTGGCGGTGGCCGCGCAGTCCGTCGGCCGGGTCCTGCGGCCCGACCTCACCATGGTTTTGCTGGAGGGCGTCGAGCCGAGCCATGTCGTCGTCGCGACCCGCGCGGATGACCACGGCCGCCTGGTGACGGCCTTCCGCAAGGCCGCGCGGGATCACCTCACGGCCGACTGA
- a CDS encoding LysR family transcriptional regulator yields the protein MAAMEQRPELPLPQLHAFVVLAEELHFGRAAARLGIAQPPLSQQIRRLEDKVGAPLFARPPGLVALTPAGRELLPAARQALTALADGLAAARAAADGRTGTLRLGFAASLALTLLPELLRTYVGHYPQVRLDIREMTTAPQLAALREGSLDVGLLREPPSTDPDLSFRTVLTEPFVAVLPRAHPLAAQRTVTPAQLAEHPFVLLPREAGPGLHDRITDLCAPRVAQRATEWQTVCALVETGLGVSLAPASIRRIRLKGVAFRPLSGVTDARTVVAVAWREGDDSPLVRNLLETISRP from the coding sequence ATGGCAGCCATGGAGCAGCGACCCGAACTCCCCCTCCCCCAACTCCACGCCTTCGTCGTCCTCGCCGAGGAACTGCACTTCGGGCGGGCCGCCGCACGGCTCGGCATCGCCCAGCCGCCCCTGAGCCAGCAGATCCGGCGCCTGGAGGACAAGGTCGGCGCCCCGCTCTTCGCCCGCCCGCCGGGCCTCGTCGCCCTCACCCCGGCCGGACGCGAACTCCTCCCCGCCGCCCGCCAGGCCCTCACCGCCCTCGCCGACGGCCTGGCGGCGGCCCGCGCGGCGGCGGACGGCCGGACCGGCACCCTGCGCCTCGGCTTCGCCGCGTCGCTCGCCCTGACGCTGCTGCCGGAACTGCTGCGGACCTACGTGGGCCACTATCCCCAAGTGCGCCTGGACATCCGGGAGATGACCACCGCTCCCCAACTGGCCGCCCTGCGCGAGGGCAGCCTGGACGTCGGCCTCCTGCGCGAACCACCCTCCACCGACCCGGACTTGTCCTTCCGTACGGTCCTGACGGAACCCTTCGTGGCGGTACTGCCCCGCGCCCACCCCCTGGCGGCCCAACGCACGGTGACCCCGGCCCAGTTGGCCGAGCACCCCTTCGTCCTCCTGCCGCGCGAGGCGGGCCCCGGCCTCCACGACCGCATCACCGACCTCTGCGCCCCGCGCGTCGCCCAGCGAGCCACCGAGTGGCAGACCGTCTGCGCCCTCGTCGAGACCGGCCTCGGGGTCTCGCTCGCACCGGCGAGCATCCGCCGTATCCGCCTCAAGGGCGTCGCCTTCCGGCCCCTGAGCGGTGTCACGGACGCGCGGACCGTGGTGGCCGTGGCCTGGCGCGAAGGCGACGACAGTCCCCTCGTAAGGAATCTGCTGGAGACGATCAGTCGGCCGTGA
- a CDS encoding RidA family protein: MTKRRAILSGSVFEEQIGYARAVVDGDWVHVSGTTGFDYATMTISEDVVEQAEQCLRNIGAALAEAGSGFPDVVRVRYLLPDREDFEPCWPALRRAFGEVRPAATMMMCGLADPRMKIEIEVYARRGSGESV; the protein is encoded by the coding sequence ATGACGAAGCGACGCGCGATTCTCAGCGGTTCGGTGTTCGAGGAGCAGATCGGGTACGCCCGTGCCGTGGTCGACGGCGACTGGGTGCATGTCTCGGGGACGACCGGATTCGACTACGCGACCATGACCATCTCCGAGGATGTCGTCGAGCAGGCCGAGCAGTGTCTGCGGAACATCGGGGCGGCTCTGGCCGAGGCCGGGAGCGGTTTCCCGGACGTGGTCCGGGTGCGGTATCTCCTCCCGGACCGCGAGGACTTCGAGCCGTGCTGGCCGGCGCTGCGGCGGGCGTTCGGGGAGGTGCGTCCGGCGGCGACGATGATGATGTGCGGGCTCGCGGATCCTCGTATGAAGATCGAGATTGAGGTGTACGCGCGGCGGGGAAGTGGAGAGAGTGTCTGA
- a CDS encoding GNAT family N-acetyltransferase, with the protein MSDLRIVRVERAVGDAMLEQWRYVHNVIIPADPLGLDAVRERSTRYRLENAYVGDVLVGCSTVRPPEGEDAVATVIARVLPAYRRRGYGTALYENGLAHARVLGARTIETCVLAVNEDGLRFAGKQGFVEVERYVLDGESDLWIDLRRDTAA; encoded by the coding sequence GTGTCTGATCTTCGGATAGTCCGGGTGGAGCGTGCGGTCGGTGACGCCATGCTCGAACAGTGGCGGTACGTCCACAACGTGATCATCCCGGCCGACCCGCTCGGCCTGGACGCGGTGCGGGAGCGGAGTACGCGCTACCGGTTGGAGAACGCGTACGTCGGTGACGTTCTCGTCGGCTGTTCCACCGTGCGCCCGCCGGAGGGCGAGGACGCGGTGGCGACCGTCATCGCGCGCGTCCTGCCCGCGTACCGGCGGCGGGGGTACGGAACGGCGCTGTACGAGAACGGGCTCGCCCACGCGCGCGTGCTGGGTGCGAGGACGATCGAGACATGTGTGCTGGCCGTCAACGAGGACGGTCTGCGCTTCGCCGGGAAACAGGGGTTCGTCGAGGTCGAGCGGTATGTGCTGGACGGCGAGAGCGACCTGTGGATCGATCTCAGACGCGATACGGCCGCGTAG
- a CDS encoding PAS domain-containing protein, whose protein sequence is MSASRRSGTTDELGPDEPERPGQPEQPERDGSDLLAALLDGMDAALCAFDADGAVTHWNREAERILGWTAAEAVGRQGFAGWAVREADAEEVEGRLMSAMEAPGRQVHEFALLTKDGGRVLVRTQSAAVRGPDGKPAGVYCAFSEVHAQIDLERSIALSEALFEDASWGVVLVDADLRPAVVNAHAARALGIGRTSVLGRPLGELLAQGVEELESALTHVLAEGAPPAPAEIWVSVRTPEGEQRRCWRCGFVRLASPLAEEPVPLGVGWLFNDVTAAKLAEQEASMLRFRGNQLHRAARAAAECEDPTEAATIHLDFALAGFADHAVIDRVAGAVGSLADGDSDVPVRLVRVAATPSGASGPSVLTGQAGLPVRYAEGHPALQCVERVGSVRASVGSVPVERAREWALARQWPGDAVHALCAVLRSRGRTLGAVTFLRGAGRSAFERSDAAYAEDVALRIAAALDLAGVLRG, encoded by the coding sequence GTGAGTGCTTCCAGGCGTAGTGGGACCACCGACGAGCTGGGGCCGGACGAGCCCGAGCGGCCCGGCCAGCCGGAGCAGCCCGAGCGGGACGGCTCGGATCTGCTGGCCGCCCTGCTCGACGGCATGGACGCGGCGCTGTGCGCCTTCGACGCGGACGGCGCCGTCACGCACTGGAACCGTGAGGCCGAGCGGATTCTGGGGTGGACGGCGGCCGAGGCCGTGGGGCGGCAGGGGTTCGCCGGGTGGGCCGTACGGGAGGCCGACGCCGAGGAGGTCGAGGGGCGGCTGATGTCCGCCATGGAGGCTCCTGGGCGGCAGGTGCACGAGTTCGCGCTGCTGACCAAGGACGGCGGGCGGGTCCTCGTACGGACGCAGTCGGCCGCCGTGCGCGGTCCGGACGGCAAGCCCGCCGGGGTGTACTGCGCGTTCAGCGAGGTGCACGCGCAGATCGACCTGGAGCGGTCGATCGCGCTGAGCGAGGCGCTGTTCGAGGACGCGAGCTGGGGTGTCGTGCTCGTGGACGCGGATCTGCGGCCCGCCGTGGTGAACGCGCACGCGGCGCGGGCGCTGGGCATCGGCCGTACGTCGGTGCTGGGCCGGCCCCTGGGTGAGCTGCTCGCGCAGGGCGTGGAGGAGCTGGAGAGCGCGCTCACGCATGTGCTGGCGGAGGGTGCGCCGCCCGCTCCGGCGGAGATCTGGGTGAGTGTGCGGACGCCGGAGGGCGAGCAGCGGCGCTGCTGGCGATGCGGCTTCGTGCGGCTGGCCTCGCCACTCGCGGAGGAGCCCGTGCCGTTGGGCGTGGGCTGGCTGTTCAACGACGTCACCGCGGCCAAGCTGGCCGAGCAGGAGGCGTCCATGCTGCGCTTCCGGGGCAACCAGCTGCATCGCGCGGCCCGTGCGGCCGCCGAGTGCGAGGACCCGACGGAGGCGGCGACGATCCATCTGGACTTCGCGCTCGCCGGCTTCGCCGACCACGCGGTGATCGACCGGGTGGCGGGGGCCGTCGGCTCACTGGCCGACGGGGACTCGGATGTGCCGGTACGGCTGGTCCGGGTCGCCGCGACTCCCTCCGGGGCGTCGGGGCCGAGCGTGCTGACCGGGCAGGCAGGGTTGCCGGTGCGGTACGCGGAGGGGCATCCGGCGTTGCAGTGCGTGGAGCGGGTCGGGTCGGTGCGGGCGAGTGTGGGCTCGGTGCCGGTGGAGCGGGCGCGGGAGTGGGCGCTGGCTCGGCAGTGGCCGGGGGACGCGGTGCACGCGCTGTGTGCGGTGTTGCGGAGCCGGGGGCGGACGTTGGGGGCTGTGACGTTTCTGCGGGGCGCTGGGCGGAGTGCGTTCGAGCGGTCTGACGCGGCTTACGCGGAGGATGTGGCGCTGCGGATCGCTGCGGCGCTGGATCTGGCGGGGGTGCTGCGGGGATAG
- a CDS encoding SIS domain-containing protein: MSDGTPADRFLDAAIGLLQRVRDEEAEPIAAAGTLLADTVAAGGRLFAFGAGHSSLAAQDVVYRAGGLALMNLLAVPGAVGVDVMPATLGSALERVDGLAGAVLDSSPLRAGDALVIISLSGRNAMPVEMAMSARARGVKVIGVTSVAYATETRSRHSSGTYLKDHCDVVLDSKIAIGDAELTLDTVPAPFAPASTVVTSALMQAMVATAATSLAERGVEPPMLRSGNVDGGLDWNERVFEEYADRIFYRR; encoded by the coding sequence ATGAGCGACGGCACGCCCGCCGACCGGTTCCTCGACGCCGCCATCGGCCTGCTGCAACGGGTCCGCGACGAGGAGGCGGAGCCCATCGCCGCGGCCGGCACGCTCCTCGCCGACACCGTCGCCGCCGGCGGCCGGCTCTTCGCCTTCGGCGCCGGGCACTCCTCGCTCGCCGCGCAGGACGTCGTCTACCGGGCCGGCGGGCTCGCGCTGATGAACCTGCTCGCCGTGCCGGGGGCCGTGGGCGTCGACGTCATGCCGGCCACGCTCGGCTCCGCCCTGGAGCGGGTCGACGGTCTCGCCGGCGCCGTCCTCGACTCCTCCCCGCTCCGCGCGGGCGACGCCCTGGTGATCATCTCCCTCTCCGGCCGCAACGCGATGCCGGTGGAGATGGCGATGAGCGCCCGCGCGCGCGGAGTGAAGGTCATCGGCGTCACGTCGGTGGCGTATGCCACGGAGACCCGCTCCCGGCACTCGTCCGGCACCTACCTCAAGGACCACTGCGACGTCGTCCTCGACTCCAAGATCGCCATCGGCGACGCGGAACTCACCCTCGACACGGTCCCGGCCCCCTTCGCCCCCGCGTCGACCGTGGTGACGTCCGCCCTGATGCAGGCCATGGTGGCCACGGCCGCGACGTCCCTGGCCGAGCGGGGCGTGGAACCACCGATGCTGAGGTCGGGCAACGTGGACGGCGGGCTGGACTGGAACGAGCGGGTGTTCGAGGAGTACGCGGACAGGATCTTCTACCGGCGCTAG
- a CDS encoding metal-dependent transcriptional regulator: MSGLIDTTEMYLRTILELEEEGVVPMRARIAERLDQSGPTVSQTVARMERDGLVSVASDRHLELTDEGRRLATRVMRKHRLAECLLVDVIGLEWEQVHAEACRWEHVMSEAVERRVLELLRHPTESPYGNPIPGLEELGEKDGADPFLDEGMVSLADLDPGLEGKTVVVRRIGEPIQTDAQLMYTLRRAGVQPGSVVSVTESAGGVLVGSGGEAAELEADVASHVFVAKR; encoded by the coding sequence ATGTCCGGACTGATCGACACCACGGAGATGTATCTCCGCACCATCCTCGAACTGGAAGAGGAAGGTGTGGTCCCCATGCGCGCCCGGATCGCCGAGCGGCTCGACCAGAGCGGGCCGACCGTCTCCCAGACGGTGGCGCGGATGGAGCGGGACGGCCTGGTGTCCGTGGCGAGCGACCGGCACCTGGAGCTGACCGACGAGGGACGCCGCCTGGCGACGCGCGTGATGCGCAAGCACCGCCTCGCCGAGTGTCTCCTCGTCGACGTGATCGGTCTGGAGTGGGAGCAGGTCCACGCCGAGGCCTGTCGCTGGGAGCACGTGATGAGCGAGGCCGTGGAGCGCCGCGTCCTGGAGCTGCTCCGCCACCCCACCGAGTCGCCGTACGGCAACCCGATCCCCGGTCTGGAGGAGCTCGGCGAGAAGGACGGCGCCGACCCGTTCCTCGACGAGGGCATGGTCTCGCTGGCCGACCTCGATCCGGGCCTTGAGGGCAAGACGGTCGTGGTGCGCCGTATCGGCGAGCCCATCCAGACCGACGCCCAGCTGATGTACACGCTGCGTCGCGCGGGCGTGCAGCCCGGCTCGGTGGTGAGCGTGACGGAGTCGGCCGGCGGGGTCCTGGTGGGCAGCGGAGGCGAGGCGGCGGAGCTGGAGGCGGACGTGGCCTCGCATGTGTTCGTGGCCAAGCGCTGA
- a CDS encoding alpha/beta fold hydrolase, which translates to MARRIDVTGAGGVRLAAWEFGDPPKPDLTAEPREHGVREQGGAAGRRAGQRTAQGALDRSPGVLLLHGLMGRASHWAPTARWLSERHRAVALDQRGHGRSDKPPQASFTREAYVEDAEAALEQLGLGPAVLIGHAMGALTAWQLAAKRPDLVSGVIICDMRASALGAASQREWADWFKSWPLPFATLADVRKWFGEDDPWVERPNPARGEFYAEVMAESPDGWRPVFEPEQMLKSRETWVYDAHWEELTQVRCPTLVVRGLDGELGRAEAQEMVRVLPRGEYAEVADAGHLVHYDQPDAWRAAVEPFIDGLFGG; encoded by the coding sequence ATGGCGCGGCGCATCGACGTGACCGGGGCAGGCGGCGTACGCCTGGCCGCCTGGGAGTTCGGCGACCCTCCCAAGCCCGACCTGACGGCGGAGCCGAGGGAGCACGGCGTACGGGAACAGGGCGGCGCGGCCGGCCGGCGGGCCGGGCAGCGGACCGCCCAGGGCGCCCTCGACCGCTCGCCCGGCGTGCTGTTACTGCACGGCCTGATGGGCCGCGCCTCCCATTGGGCCCCTACCGCCCGCTGGCTGTCCGAGCGCCACCGGGCCGTCGCCCTGGACCAGCGCGGCCACGGCCGCAGCGACAAGCCCCCGCAGGCCTCCTTCACACGCGAGGCCTACGTCGAGGACGCCGAGGCGGCCCTCGAACAGCTCGGCCTCGGCCCCGCCGTCCTCATCGGCCACGCCATGGGCGCCCTGACCGCCTGGCAGCTCGCCGCGAAACGGCCCGACCTGGTCTCCGGCGTGATCATCTGCGACATGCGGGCCTCCGCCCTGGGAGCGGCCTCGCAGCGCGAGTGGGCCGACTGGTTCAAGTCCTGGCCCCTCCCCTTCGCCACCCTGGCCGACGTACGGAAGTGGTTCGGCGAGGACGATCCCTGGGTGGAGCGGCCGAACCCGGCCCGCGGAGAGTTCTACGCCGAGGTGATGGCCGAGTCGCCCGACGGCTGGCGTCCGGTCTTCGAGCCCGAGCAGATGCTGAAGTCCCGGGAGACCTGGGTCTACGACGCGCACTGGGAGGAGCTGACGCAGGTGCGGTGCCCCACGCTGGTCGTACGCGGCCTCGACGGCGAACTGGGGCGGGCGGAGGCGCAGGAGATGGTCCGCGTCCTGCCCCGCGGCGAGTACGCCGAGGTGGCGGACGCCGGGCACCTGGTCCACTACGACCAGCCGGACGCCTGGCGCGCGGCCGTCGAGCCGTTCATCGACGGCCTGTTCGGAGGGTAA